From Pantoea sp. Ep11b, the proteins below share one genomic window:
- a CDS encoding alpha-2-macroglobulin, with the protein MKKRTNRLLFSMLFGGSLLAATLFPVLPLYAAEAPATTQVSKPLTIIDLSELQIDGAAALVLTFSQPLDEKQDFAQSVRLTDDKQGRVDGGWELSGNRRTLRFRHPEPSRHFTVTVAAGLRAASGETLAAGYSQKIVTRDIQPMVGFASRGSLLPLRITQGLPVLALNVDQVDVDFFRIKNAGLAEFLAQWNYGNNLSTWQSEDLLKSSQLVYSGRFALNPARNTREKLQLPMSDIAALQQPGVYLAVMKQAGTYRYSQPATLFTLSDIGLSLHRFPAQLELFAQSLANGQPLSGVSVRLLDEKGQVLQSGTSDGSGHLRLRAEEKGKLLLAVQGEQTSLIDLARPALDLAEFPVAGPQGYEKQLFVFGPRDIYRPGETVIVNALLRDADGKPLPAQPIKAELVQPDGQVMRTFVWQPEAGLYQQRLPIPDAAMTGDWMLRLNTGDNLKREWRFHVEDFLPERMALTLKSDPQPQPADASIEFGIEGRYLYGAPAAGNTLQGQLYLRPAREAVAALPGYQFGDITEDGLKRTLDEVELKLDASGKATLAVENQWDQLHSPLSLILQASLLETGGRPVTRRITQAIWPAGALPGIRPLFGNKAVYDYRTDRYHDEPTVPEGGLAEFDIVYASSQGKKLAADKLTVRLIQERRDDYWSFSDSEGWQSQYSNKDLQEDERIIAVPADGSTRVSFPVEWGHYRLEVQAGEKIVSSVRFQAGYDWQDNTNGTGALRPDQVRLKLDKAAYQPGDTVHLQVESPAAGKGYLMVESASGTLWWQPLTVPQGGIQVDVPVAESWRRHDLYFSAIVVRDGDKASGATPKRAVGLLHLPMATEARRLTLTLDAPDKIRPEQTLTVRVHASRDGGLLPEKVNVLLSAVDSGVLSVTDFRTPDPWQAFFGRKRYNADQYDVFGQLIDGGGRLAALRFGGDGDDDSMTRGGKKPVTHVNIVAQQLQAVTLDKAGNGVITLPVPAFNGELRLMTQAWSEDSFGAAERRLTVAAPLISELATPRFLASGDSASLALDITNLTDLPQTLSVDLSSTGLVDLAGAASQRVTLAKGARTTLQIPVTAKTGFGDGAVTVAISGLNLPGETLRPMKQQWKIGVRPPYPASTLSFDAVINPDRPWQVAAAAFTGLDPQTLSGQLTLSNRPPLNIARYISALYAYPYGCLEQTTSGLWPSLYTRHAELSAMGIKTSSDEARRAAIDTGIARLAGMQRANGSFGLWDKQSEEEFWLTPYVTDFLLRASEAGYALPDNVVDRANTRLLRYLQDPTQISGGDSDSHAALRFSVQAYAGLVLARQQRAPLGALRAIYEQREHARSGLALMQLGVALKLMGDGQRAQQAIMQGATLTRPEKTWYGDYGSTVRDEGMMIALLAEYKLQPQLQNSLLLALSKEVNGKRWFSTQENNALWLAAHTLQQGQGGGWQALLAGSPQPLQGDAPLNRGLGAERLLQGVEVQNPGSAPLYGRLDVTGYPLTVPPPESNQLGIKRDYFTLDGKAADLSNLRSGELLVVRLTVSSKRSISDALVVDLLPAGLELENQNLADSSASLGDSADALKESMGDMQQADIRHIEFRDDRFVAALAIDTYRPATLVYLARAVTPGRFLMPPPQVESMYVPEWRATGSTPSQLHIQ; encoded by the coding sequence ATGAAAAAACGCACTAACCGACTGCTGTTCAGCATGTTGTTCGGAGGGTCGCTGCTGGCAGCCACCCTGTTTCCCGTTCTGCCGCTCTACGCGGCTGAAGCCCCAGCGACAACCCAGGTCAGCAAACCGCTGACGATTATCGACCTTTCAGAACTGCAGATCGACGGTGCCGCCGCGCTGGTTCTGACCTTCAGTCAGCCGCTCGATGAGAAACAGGATTTCGCGCAGAGCGTCAGGCTGACCGACGACAAACAGGGCCGGGTGGATGGCGGCTGGGAGCTTTCCGGCAATCGCAGGACGCTGCGCTTCCGCCATCCCGAACCCTCACGTCACTTTACCGTCACGGTCGCGGCGGGCCTGCGCGCCGCCAGCGGTGAGACGCTGGCCGCCGGTTACAGCCAGAAAATCGTCACCCGTGATATCCAGCCGATGGTAGGCTTTGCCAGCCGCGGCTCTCTGCTGCCGCTGCGCATTACTCAGGGGCTGCCGGTGCTGGCGCTCAACGTGGATCAGGTCGATGTCGATTTCTTCCGGATAAAGAATGCGGGCCTGGCGGAATTTCTCGCGCAGTGGAACTACGGCAACAATCTCTCTACCTGGCAGTCTGAAGATCTGCTGAAAAGTAGCCAGCTGGTCTATTCCGGGCGCTTTGCACTCAATCCGGCGCGCAACACCCGCGAAAAACTGCAGCTGCCGATGAGTGATATCGCCGCGCTGCAGCAGCCAGGCGTCTATCTGGCCGTGATGAAGCAGGCCGGGACCTATCGCTACAGCCAGCCTGCCACGCTTTTCACCCTCAGTGATATCGGCCTGTCGCTGCATCGCTTCCCGGCGCAGCTCGAACTGTTCGCCCAGAGCCTGGCTAACGGCCAGCCGTTGTCTGGCGTCAGCGTCCGGTTGCTGGATGAGAAAGGGCAGGTGCTGCAGAGCGGCACCAGTGACGGGAGCGGCCATCTTCGCCTCAGAGCGGAGGAGAAGGGCAAGCTGCTGCTGGCCGTGCAGGGTGAGCAGACCTCGCTGATCGACCTGGCGCGTCCGGCGCTGGACCTGGCGGAGTTTCCGGTGGCCGGGCCGCAGGGCTACGAGAAACAGCTGTTTGTGTTCGGGCCGCGCGACATCTATCGGCCCGGTGAAACGGTCATCGTCAATGCGCTGCTTCGCGATGCCGATGGCAAGCCGTTGCCCGCCCAGCCGATTAAAGCCGAGCTGGTTCAGCCCGATGGTCAGGTGATGCGGACATTTGTCTGGCAGCCGGAAGCCGGGCTCTATCAGCAGCGTCTGCCGATCCCTGACGCCGCCATGACCGGCGACTGGATGCTGCGGCTCAATACCGGCGATAACCTTAAGCGCGAGTGGCGGTTCCACGTCGAGGATTTTTTGCCGGAGCGCATGGCTTTAACCCTGAAAAGCGACCCGCAGCCACAGCCCGCGGATGCCAGCATTGAGTTTGGTATCGAGGGGCGCTACCTCTACGGCGCGCCTGCGGCGGGTAACACGCTGCAGGGGCAACTCTATCTCCGGCCCGCGCGCGAAGCGGTGGCGGCCCTGCCGGGTTATCAGTTTGGCGACATTACCGAGGACGGGCTGAAGCGCACGCTGGATGAGGTGGAGCTGAAACTCGACGCCAGCGGTAAAGCGACGCTCGCGGTCGAAAATCAGTGGGATCAGCTGCACTCGCCGCTCAGCCTGATCCTGCAGGCCAGCCTGCTGGAAACCGGTGGCCGCCCGGTAACGCGCCGGATTACGCAGGCGATCTGGCCCGCCGGGGCGCTGCCCGGCATCCGGCCGCTGTTCGGCAACAAGGCGGTCTATGACTACCGCACTGACCGCTACCACGATGAGCCTACCGTACCGGAAGGCGGACTGGCCGAATTTGACATCGTCTATGCCAGCAGTCAGGGCAAAAAACTGGCGGCAGATAAGCTGACGGTGCGACTGATTCAGGAGCGCCGCGATGACTACTGGAGCTTCTCAGACAGCGAAGGCTGGCAGTCGCAGTACAGCAATAAAGATCTGCAGGAAGATGAGCGGATTATCGCGGTGCCTGCAGACGGCAGCACCCGGGTCAGTTTCCCGGTCGAGTGGGGCCACTACCGGCTGGAAGTCCAGGCGGGCGAAAAGATCGTCAGCAGCGTGCGGTTCCAGGCGGGATATGACTGGCAGGACAACACCAACGGCACGGGCGCATTGCGGCCCGATCAGGTCAGGCTGAAGCTGGATAAAGCGGCCTATCAGCCTGGTGACACGGTGCACCTGCAGGTTGAATCACCGGCCGCCGGGAAGGGCTATCTGATGGTGGAGTCGGCCAGCGGCACGCTCTGGTGGCAACCGCTGACGGTGCCGCAGGGTGGCATCCAGGTCGATGTGCCGGTAGCGGAGAGCTGGCGGCGACACGATCTTTACTTCAGCGCCATCGTGGTGCGCGACGGCGATAAGGCCAGCGGTGCCACGCCGAAACGTGCGGTGGGGCTGCTGCATCTGCCGATGGCAACAGAGGCGCGGCGTCTCACTCTGACGCTGGATGCGCCCGACAAAATCCGGCCTGAACAGACGCTGACGGTCAGGGTTCATGCCAGTCGTGACGGCGGCCTGCTGCCTGAAAAAGTCAATGTACTGCTCTCTGCGGTGGACAGCGGTGTGCTGAGCGTAACGGATTTCAGAACGCCCGATCCATGGCAGGCTTTCTTTGGCCGCAAACGCTATAACGCCGATCAGTATGATGTCTTCGGGCAGCTGATCGACGGCGGGGGCCGGCTGGCGGCGCTGCGGTTTGGCGGCGACGGGGATGACGATTCGATGACGCGCGGCGGTAAAAAACCGGTTACGCACGTCAATATTGTGGCGCAGCAGCTTCAGGCGGTAACACTGGATAAAGCGGGCAACGGCGTGATAACGCTGCCGGTTCCGGCTTTTAACGGAGAGCTGCGGCTGATGACCCAGGCCTGGAGCGAGGACAGCTTCGGGGCGGCAGAGCGCAGGCTGACCGTGGCGGCACCGCTCATCAGTGAGCTGGCGACCCCGCGCTTCCTCGCCAGCGGCGACTCGGCGTCCCTGGCGCTGGATATCACCAACCTGACGGATCTGCCGCAGACCCTGAGCGTGGATCTGAGCAGCACCGGGCTGGTGGATCTGGCCGGTGCGGCCAGCCAGCGCGTGACGCTGGCCAAAGGTGCGCGCACGACCCTGCAGATTCCGGTCACGGCGAAAACCGGCTTTGGTGATGGTGCGGTGACGGTGGCCATCTCCGGGCTGAATCTGCCCGGCGAGACGCTGCGGCCCATGAAACAGCAGTGGAAAATCGGTGTCAGGCCGCCTTATCCGGCCAGCACGCTGAGCTTTGATGCGGTCATTAATCCTGATCGGCCCTGGCAGGTCGCGGCCGCCGCCTTTACCGGGCTGGATCCTCAGACCCTGAGCGGACAGCTGACGCTGAGCAATCGTCCGCCGCTCAATATTGCCCGCTATATCAGCGCGCTTTATGCCTATCCGTACGGCTGCCTGGAGCAGACCACCAGTGGCCTCTGGCCGTCTCTCTATACCCGCCACGCCGAACTGAGCGCGATGGGAATAAAAACCAGCAGCGATGAGGCGCGCCGGGCCGCGATCGATACTGGCATAGCCCGCCTGGCCGGGATGCAGCGGGCCAACGGCAGTTTCGGGCTGTGGGATAAACAGAGTGAAGAGGAGTTCTGGCTGACGCCTTACGTAACGGACTTCCTGCTGCGTGCCAGCGAGGCGGGCTATGCGCTGCCGGATAATGTGGTGGATCGCGCGAACACCCGTCTGCTGCGCTATCTGCAGGATCCCACGCAGATTAGCGGTGGCGACAGTGACAGTCACGCCGCCCTGCGGTTCAGCGTTCAGGCTTACGCCGGACTGGTGCTGGCGCGTCAGCAGCGCGCGCCGCTGGGGGCGCTGCGCGCGATCTATGAGCAGCGTGAGCATGCCCGCTCCGGTCTGGCGCTGATGCAGCTGGGTGTGGCGCTGAAGCTGATGGGTGACGGGCAGCGCGCGCAGCAGGCGATCATGCAGGGGGCCACGCTGACGCGACCAGAAAAAACCTGGTATGGCGATTACGGCAGCACGGTGCGCGATGAGGGGATGATGATCGCCCTGTTAGCGGAGTATAAGCTGCAGCCTCAGCTGCAGAACAGTCTGCTGCTGGCGCTGTCGAAAGAGGTCAACGGTAAACGCTGGTTCTCAACCCAGGAAAATAACGCGCTCTGGCTGGCGGCTCACACGCTGCAGCAGGGGCAGGGTGGCGGCTGGCAGGCGCTGCTGGCGGGCTCGCCACAGCCTTTGCAGGGCGATGCGCCACTGAACAGAGGGCTGGGGGCTGAGCGGTTATTGCAGGGCGTTGAGGTGCAAAATCCGGGCAGTGCGCCGCTCTATGGTCGTCTGGATGTCACGGGCTATCCGCTGACCGTGCCACCACCGGAGAGCAACCAGCTCGGAATAAAACGCGACTATTTCACTCTGGATGGTAAAGCTGCCGATCTCAGCAATCTGCGCAGCGGTGAACTGCTGGTGGTCCGTCTGACCGTTTCTTCGAAGCGTAGCATCAGCGATGCGCTGGTGGTGGATCTGCTGCCTGCCGGACTGGAGCTGGAAAACCAGAACCTGGCAGACAGCAGCGCCAGCCTCGGTGACAGTGCGGATGCGCTCAAAGAGAGCATGGGTGACATGCAGCAGGCGGACATCAGGCACATCGAGTTCCGCGACGACCGCTTTGTTGCCGCGCTGGCGATCGACACTTATCGTCCCGCGACGCTGGTCTATCTGGCGCGGGCGGTAACGCCGGGCCGTTTCCTGATGCCGCCACCCCAGGTCGAATCGATGTATGTGCCGGAGTGGCGCGCGACCGGTAGCACACCGTCGCAGCTGCACATTCAGTAA
- the sseA gene encoding 3-mercaptopyruvate sulfurtransferase, protein MTTPLFVSADWLHEHYDDEGLQVLDARLLPPGMETVRDVQAEYLAEHLPDAPYFDIEALSDHTSPYPHMLPRAEAFAVAMRELGISSDKHLIVYDEGNLFSAPRAWWMLHTFGVAQVSILAGGLQGWKAAGYALATGEVDLPEGEFEAHADDSRVKRLTDVLLISHEGGAQIVDARAANRFNAEVDEPRPGLHRGHIPNSLNVPWNMLVEQGKLKPDAELRQLFADAGVDISRPVVASCGSGVTAVVLILALTALGVRDATLYDGSWGEWGSRDDLPIAK, encoded by the coding sequence ATGACGACTCCCCTGTTTGTGTCCGCCGACTGGCTGCATGAGCACTACGATGATGAGGGGCTTCAGGTGCTGGATGCCCGGCTGCTGCCACCCGGGATGGAGACGGTGCGCGATGTTCAGGCTGAATATCTGGCGGAGCATCTGCCCGATGCGCCCTACTTCGATATCGAAGCCCTTTCCGATCACACCAGTCCCTATCCGCATATGCTGCCGCGTGCCGAGGCTTTTGCCGTCGCCATGCGCGAACTGGGCATCAGCAGCGATAAGCACCTGATCGTCTATGACGAGGGGAATCTCTTTTCCGCTCCGCGCGCCTGGTGGATGCTGCACACCTTTGGTGTGGCGCAGGTGTCGATCCTGGCGGGCGGATTGCAGGGCTGGAAAGCCGCCGGGTATGCGCTGGCAACCGGCGAGGTGGATCTGCCGGAGGGTGAGTTTGAGGCGCACGCAGATGACAGCCGGGTGAAACGCCTGACGGATGTGCTGCTGATCAGCCATGAGGGCGGCGCACAGATCGTGGATGCGCGTGCCGCTAATCGCTTTAACGCAGAGGTGGACGAGCCGCGTCCCGGCCTGCATCGCGGGCATATTCCCAACAGCCTGAACGTGCCGTGGAATATGCTGGTCGAGCAGGGAAAACTGAAACCGGATGCGGAACTGCGCCAACTGTTTGCCGACGCGGGCGTGGATATCAGCCGCCCGGTGGTCGCCAGCTGCGGCTCAGGCGTCACGGCGGTCGTCCTGATTCTGGCACTGACCGCGCTGGGCGTTCGGGATGCCACGCTGTATGACGGCTCCTGGGGTGAATGGGGCAGTCGCGACGACTTACCGATCGCGAAATAA
- the sseB gene encoding enhanced serine sensitivity protein SseB: MNRLEEVLKLAATEPAHRPEFFQLLLASDVWVPGESTQQQFDASTPVDLQHWEKEDGSSVIPFFTSEEAMSEAVKGEQAWLRLPVRTLFEITRGETLFLNPRLPSGKEFTASEITHLLAEEGSALTQQTVLEGGTSLLLSEVAEPPAQMIDSLTQLFSKHKQVRRAFIATLREQADEAPNLLIGIEADSNIEAIIQAAGSVATDTLPDDAPIDICEVRAEERGISHFFTAHITPFYERRWGSFLRDFKGSERII; encoded by the coding sequence ATGAACCGTCTTGAAGAGGTGCTGAAGCTGGCGGCGACCGAGCCCGCCCATCGGCCCGAATTTTTTCAACTGCTGCTGGCGTCGGATGTCTGGGTGCCCGGCGAAAGCACCCAACAGCAGTTTGATGCCAGCACGCCCGTCGATCTGCAGCACTGGGAAAAAGAGGATGGCAGCAGCGTCATTCCTTTTTTCACCTCGGAAGAGGCGATGAGCGAAGCGGTCAAAGGTGAACAGGCCTGGCTGCGTCTGCCGGTGCGGACGCTGTTTGAGATCACGCGCGGCGAGACGCTGTTTCTCAATCCCCGACTTCCTTCCGGCAAGGAGTTTACCGCCTCCGAGATCACGCATCTGCTGGCGGAAGAGGGCAGTGCGCTGACTCAGCAAACCGTGCTGGAGGGCGGCACCTCGCTGCTGCTTTCTGAAGTGGCCGAACCGCCTGCGCAGATGATCGACTCGCTGACGCAGCTGTTCAGCAAGCATAAGCAGGTGCGTCGCGCGTTTATCGCCACCCTTCGTGAGCAGGCCGATGAGGCGCCGAATCTGTTGATTGGGATCGAAGCGGACAGCAACATTGAGGCGATTATTCAGGCCGCGGGCAGCGTGGCAACCGACACGCTGCCGGACGACGCGCCGATCGATATCTGTGAGGTGAGGGCAGAGGAACGCGGCATCAGCCACTTCTTCACCGCCCACATCACGCCCTTTTATGAACGTCGCTGGGGCAGTTTCCTGCGTGACTTTAAGGGCAGCGAACGGATTATCTGA
- the pepB gene encoding aminopeptidase PepB, with protein MTTQPMNITLSSQPADARWGEKAILSSNDSGMTLHLTGADALNIIQRAAHKIDSQGIRHVALTGEGWHLEQCWAFWQGFRGPKGQRQVEWPALGEHEQAEFDRRLKIIDWVRNVINLPAEDLGPEQLAHNAIDLISEVGGSAVSYRITKGEDLREQGYMGLHTVGRGSNRPPVFLALDYNPTGDDNAPVYACLVGKGITFDTGGYSLKQSSFMDSMKSDMGGAATVTGALAMAISRGLNKRVKLYLCCADNMVSSNAFKLGDIIRYRNGKSVEVMNTDAEGRLVLADGLIDASEQNPTMIIDAATLTGAAKTALGNDYHALFTFDEVMAQSLMGSAVSENEPFWRLPLAEFHRSHLPSNFADLNNIASPSHAAGASSAAAFLSYFVSNYQQGWLHIDCSATYRKGAVDQWAAGATGLGVRTIANLLLK; from the coding sequence ATGACCACACAACCGATGAACATTACGCTTAGCAGCCAGCCCGCCGATGCGCGCTGGGGCGAGAAAGCGATTCTCAGCAGCAACGACAGCGGCATGACGCTGCATCTGACCGGCGCAGATGCGCTGAATATCATTCAGCGTGCGGCGCACAAAATCGACAGCCAGGGGATCCGCCATGTGGCGCTGACCGGCGAGGGCTGGCACCTTGAGCAGTGCTGGGCATTCTGGCAGGGCTTCCGTGGTCCCAAAGGCCAGCGTCAGGTAGAGTGGCCTGCGCTCGGTGAGCATGAGCAGGCCGAGTTCGATCGCCGCCTGAAAATCATCGACTGGGTGCGCAATGTCATTAACCTGCCAGCGGAAGATCTGGGGCCGGAGCAGCTGGCGCATAACGCCATCGATCTGATCAGCGAAGTGGGTGGCAGCGCGGTCAGCTACCGCATCACCAAGGGTGAGGATCTGCGTGAGCAGGGCTATATGGGCCTGCACACCGTTGGTCGCGGGTCGAACCGTCCGCCGGTCTTCCTGGCGCTCGACTACAACCCGACCGGTGACGACAACGCTCCGGTCTACGCCTGTCTGGTCGGTAAAGGCATCACCTTTGACACCGGCGGCTACAGCCTGAAGCAGAGCAGCTTCATGGACTCCATGAAATCGGACATGGGCGGCGCGGCAACCGTTACCGGTGCACTGGCGATGGCGATCTCACGCGGCCTCAACAAGCGCGTGAAACTCTATCTCTGCTGCGCCGACAACATGGTCAGCAGCAACGCCTTTAAGCTGGGCGACATCATTCGCTATCGCAACGGCAAATCGGTGGAAGTGATGAACACCGACGCGGAAGGGCGTCTGGTGCTGGCCGACGGATTGATCGACGCCAGCGAGCAGAATCCGACGATGATTATCGACGCCGCCACGCTGACCGGCGCTGCCAAAACCGCGCTGGGCAACGACTACCACGCGCTGTTTACCTTTGATGAGGTGATGGCGCAGTCGCTGATGGGCAGCGCGGTCAGTGAGAACGAACCCTTCTGGCGTCTGCCGCTGGCCGAGTTCCATCGCAGCCATCTGCCGTCTAACTTCGCCGATCTTAATAACATCGCCAGCCCCTCCCATGCGGCGGGTGCCAGCAGTGCGGCGGCCTTCCTCTCTTACTTCGTCAGCAATTATCAGCAGGGCTGGCTGCATATCGACTGTTCCGCGACCTATCGTAAAGGCGCGGTCGATCAATGGGCGGCGGGGGCCACCGGTCTGGGCGTGCGCACGATTGCCAATCTGTTACTGAAATAA
- a CDS encoding IscS subfamily cysteine desulfurase, with the protein MKLPIYLDYAATTPADPRVASKMMQFLTLDGTFGNPASRSHRFGWQSEEAVDVARNQIAELVNADPREIVFTSGATESDNLAIKGAAHAHQARGRHIITSQTEHKAVLDSCQQLEREGFTVTYLAPAADGIISPDQLRAALRDDTILVTLMHVNNETGVIQDIAAFGELCRERAILFHVDATQSVGKLPIDLSVLPVDLMSFSAHKLYGPKGIGALYVRRKPRVQIAAQIHGGGHERGMRSGTLPVHQIVGMGEAYRIAAEERETEMARLQRLRLRLWEGISVLPGVSLNGTLQQGAPNILNLSFADVEGESLIMALKDLALSSGSACTSASLEPSYVLRAMGLNEELAHSSLRFSLGRFTTEEEIDYAIALVQKSVTRLRAVMKS; encoded by the coding sequence ATGAAATTACCGATTTACCTGGATTATGCCGCCACCACGCCGGCCGATCCGCGTGTGGCCAGCAAAATGATGCAGTTTCTGACGCTGGATGGCACGTTCGGTAATCCGGCCTCGCGATCGCACCGTTTTGGCTGGCAGTCTGAAGAGGCGGTGGATGTCGCCCGCAATCAGATCGCCGAACTGGTCAATGCCGATCCGCGCGAAATCGTCTTCACGTCCGGCGCTACCGAATCGGATAACCTCGCGATTAAAGGGGCGGCCCACGCTCATCAGGCGCGCGGCAGACATATCATCACCAGCCAGACAGAACATAAAGCGGTGCTCGACAGCTGCCAGCAGCTTGAGCGCGAAGGCTTTACGGTCACCTATCTGGCTCCGGCTGCAGACGGCATTATCTCGCCCGACCAGCTGCGCGCGGCGCTGCGTGATGACACCATTCTTGTCACCCTGATGCATGTGAATAATGAAACCGGCGTGATTCAGGATATCGCCGCCTTTGGCGAACTCTGCCGCGAACGGGCGATTCTGTTTCATGTGGATGCGACCCAGAGCGTTGGCAAACTGCCGATCGATCTCAGTGTGCTGCCGGTGGACCTGATGTCCTTCTCTGCCCACAAACTCTATGGCCCGAAAGGGATCGGTGCGCTTTATGTGCGGCGCAAACCGCGCGTGCAGATTGCGGCGCAGATCCACGGCGGCGGCCACGAGCGCGGTATGCGCTCCGGCACGCTGCCGGTGCATCAGATTGTTGGAATGGGGGAAGCCTATCGTATCGCCGCCGAAGAGCGCGAAACCGAGATGGCGCGACTGCAGCGCCTGCGCCTGCGCCTGTGGGAGGGGATCAGCGTGCTGCCCGGCGTTTCTCTTAATGGCACTCTTCAGCAGGGCGCGCCGAACATTCTCAACCTCAGTTTTGCTGACGTTGAAGGGGAATCCCTGATTATGGCGCTGAAAGATCTGGCGCTCTCTTCCGGCTCCGCCTGTACTTCTGCCAGCCTGGAGCCCTCTTATGTCCTGCGGGCGATGGGGCTGAACGAGGAGCTGGCGCACAGTTCGCTGCGCTTCTCGCTGGGGCGTTTTACCACAGAAGAAGAGATTGACTACGCCATTGCCCTGGTGCAGAAATCCGTGACCCGCCTGCGCGCCGTCATGAAATCCTGA
- the iscR gene encoding Fe-S cluster assembly transcriptional regulator IscR yields the protein MRLTSKGRYAVTAMLDVALHSHEGPVPLADISERQGISLSYLEQLFSRLRKNDLVSSVRGPGGGYLLGKASNTISVGEVITAVDESVDATKCQGKEGCQGGERCLTHVLWRDLSVRISDFLNNITLAELVNNQEILDVADRQNANDNRRFQSPRAQEINVNQRAS from the coding sequence ATGAGACTGACATCCAAAGGACGTTATGCCGTGACTGCCATGCTGGACGTTGCCCTTCACTCTCATGAAGGCCCCGTTCCGCTGGCTGATATTTCTGAACGTCAGGGCATCTCGCTCTCCTATCTGGAGCAGTTATTTTCGCGGCTGCGTAAAAACGATCTGGTCTCCAGCGTCCGTGGGCCGGGCGGGGGTTATCTGCTGGGCAAAGCATCCAATACCATCTCCGTCGGGGAAGTGATCACCGCTGTTGATGAGTCCGTCGATGCCACGAAATGTCAGGGCAAAGAGGGCTGTCAGGGGGGCGAACGTTGCCTGACCCACGTCCTGTGGCGCGACCTGAGCGTGCGCATCAGTGATTTCCTGAACAACATCACGCTGGCGGAGCTGGTAAACAATCAGGAGATCCTGGATGTGGCCGACCGCCAGAATGCCAACGATAATCGTCGCTTCCAGAGCCCGCGCGCTCAGGAAATTAACGTTAACCAGCGCGCCTCCTGA
- the trmJ gene encoding tRNA (cytosine(32)/uridine(32)-2'-O)-methyltransferase TrmJ: MLQNIRIVLVETSHTGNMGSVARAMKTMGLTNLYLVNPLVKPDSQAISLAAGASDVIGDAKIVDSLDEAIAGCSLVVGTSARSRSLPWPMLDGRECGVKSVEEAQQAPVALVFGRERVGLTNEELQKCHYHVAIQANPEYSSLNLAMAVQIIAYEVRMAWLQSQEQATPQPTYEASPYPLVDDLERFYQHMEQMMLNSGFIREATPGQVMSKLRRLYTRARPERDELNILRGMLSSFEKPKSDKK; encoded by the coding sequence ATGTTGCAAAATATCCGTATCGTGCTGGTCGAAACTTCCCATACCGGTAACATGGGTTCCGTGGCCCGCGCCATGAAAACCATGGGTTTAACCAACCTCTATCTGGTGAATCCGCTGGTCAAGCCTGACTCCCAGGCGATCTCCCTGGCGGCCGGTGCCAGCGATGTGATCGGCGACGCTAAAATCGTCGACTCGCTGGATGAGGCGATTGCCGGATGCAGTCTGGTGGTGGGCACCAGCGCCCGTTCCCGTTCGCTGCCCTGGCCGATGCTGGATGGACGCGAATGTGGCGTGAAAAGTGTGGAAGAGGCCCAGCAGGCACCGGTTGCGCTGGTATTTGGTCGCGAACGTGTTGGCCTGACCAATGAAGAGCTGCAGAAGTGCCACTATCATGTCGCCATTCAGGCGAACCCGGAATACAGCTCGCTGAATCTGGCGATGGCCGTGCAGATCATCGCCTATGAAGTGCGTATGGCCTGGCTGCAGTCGCAGGAGCAGGCGACCCCACAACCGACGTATGAAGCGTCTCCCTATCCGCTGGTCGATGACCTCGAACGCTTCTATCAGCATATGGAACAGATGATGCTGAACAGCGGCTTTATCCGTGAAGCGACGCCAGGCCAGGTGATGAGTAAACTGCGCCGTCTCTACACCCGTGCGCGTCCCGAACGCGACGAACTCAATATTCTGCGCGGGATGCTCTCGTCGTTTGAAAAGCCGAAAAGCGATAAAAAATAA